A single Apostichopus japonicus isolate 1M-3 chromosome 11, ASM3797524v1, whole genome shotgun sequence DNA region contains:
- the LOC139976180 gene encoding uncharacterized protein isoform X1 translates to MKCIDCTIQYYSASKYVDTRGKQLPLLSSRLRTFPHQNKTSLSTSSDHLPSLPLEMVDKVVEQLLAAGVESVCDLKLITDDDLSSVLKPIQRRKLLLAWANKAEKLLGSESSQSSEPDSVASSPGCSWVPSSAGSSPAAVIADWAESYKVDWDKMPKSLTKSLQKKQRPTPKDRREMIRILCNDIMKVESSPGRKHLSIIAQKIVREFPEPFKDDIEGLVVGSGYASLLTQLENRMSNVNRGKLHLNVGYPLFVEGEQNEALTKKRKLSTSYGCKNWQPEDLPEGEDRDTQRKKIDDLKVMHELNIWDDNEVVFLMKTVFPTIRAKINSQQVPVCALLDEYPFLFEEVGMMGHFEDLVGIKLKPVLTTAFIDKSPRIQKFLQVSAKKKKEVQNIIADVESAKKESGDHSPDVPGLILLLCNHLGDKWDDLFYLAKETSTVQNITKDLKSTSPCIIIQGPNMYTGRKFMLAVDMVIVNDHIQTFESAMTMLFAMFFILNIEYPSEGATLMEFIQRCFVGLNPEKGRKTPKSKKSYPVNPKILALVGNLKEFESDWTV, encoded by the exons ATGAAGTGTATAGATTGCACAATACAATACTACAGCGCTTCAAAGTACGTCGACACGAGAGGAAAACAACTGCCGTTGCTGTCCAGTAGGCTACGCACATTTCCACACCAGAACAAGACTTCATTGAGTACTTCGTCAGAC CATCTTCCTTCACTGCCACTTGAAATGGTGGACAAAGTAGTTGAACAGCTCCTGGCTGCTGGTGTGGAAAGTGTGTGCGATCTCAAGCTGATCACTGATGATGACCTTTCCAGTGTACTGAAGCCAATACAGAGGAGAAAGCTGTTACTAGCATGGGCAAACAAGGCAG AAAAGTTGCTTGGATCAGAATCTTCACAATCATCTGAACCCGACTCTGTGGCCAGTTCACCAGGCTGCAGCTGGGTGCCCAGTTCAGCAGGATCAAGTCCAGCAGCGGTAATTGCAGATTGGGCAGAGTCATATAAAGTTGATTGGGATAAAATGCCTAAGAGCCTTACAAAATCACTCCAGAAGAAACAGAGACCCACTCCCAAAGATCGGCGTGAAATGATCAGAATATTATGCAATGACATAATGAAAGTTGAGTCAAGTCCAGGACGAAAGCACCTTTCTATTATTGCACAGAAGATCGTTCGTGAGTTTCCAGAACCCTTTAAAGATGACATTGAAGGACTTGTTGTTGGTAGTGGATATGCATCCCTTCTTACACAGTTGGAAAACCGTATGAGCAATGTCAATAGAGGCAAACTTCACCTAAATGTTGGTTACCCCCTGTTTGTAGAGGGTGAACAGAATGAAGCACTAACAAAGAAGCGTAAACTCAGCACCTCATATGGCTGCAAAAACTGGCAACCAGAGGACCTACCTGAAGGGGAGGATCGAGACACGCAGAGAAAAAAGATAGATGACTTAAAGGTGATGCATGAACTTAACATATGGGATGACAATGAGGTTGTTTTCCTCATGAAAACTGTATTTCCAACCATCCGTGCCAAGATAAACAGTCAGCAAGTTCCTGTATGTGCTCTCCTTGATGAATATCCTTTCTTGTTTGAAGAGGTTGGGATGATgggacattttgaagatttaGTGGGCATCAAACTGAAACCAGTTCTCACTACAGCTTTTATAGATAAAAGTCCACGAATTCAGAAGTTTCTGCAAGTGTcagcaaagaagaagaaggaggtgCAAAATATAATAGCTGATGTGGAGAGTGCTAAGAAGGAAAGTGGTGATCATTCCCCTGATGTTCCAGGACTTATTCTCCTCCTCTGCAATCACCTTGGAGATAAATGGGACGATCTTTTCTACCTTGCAAAG GAAACCAGTACTGTGCAGAATATCACTAAGGATCTGAAGTCAACATCCCCATGCATCATTATTCAAG gTCCAAACATGTACACTGGAAGAAAGTTTATGTTGGCAGTAGATATGGTTATTGTTAATGACCacattcaaacttttgaaagtgcAATGACCATGCtgtttgcaatgtttttcaTCTTAAACATTGAGTATCCATCTGAAGGTGCAACTTTAATGGAGTTTATCCAGCG CTGCTTTGTAGGATTGAATCCAGAAAAGGGAAGAAAGACCCCCAAATCCAAGAAGAGCTATCCTGTCAAcccaaaaattttggctttggtTGGAAACCTGAAGGAGTTTGAGTCAGATTGGACAGTCTAA
- the LOC139976180 gene encoding uncharacterized protein isoform X4: MGKQEKLLGSESSQSSEPDSVASSPGCSWVPSSAGSSPAAVIADWAESYKVDWDKMPKSLTKSLQKKQRPTPKDRREMIRILCNDIMKVESSPGRKHLSIIAQKIVREFPEPFKDDIEGLVVGSGYASLLTQLENRMSNVNRGKLHLNVGYPLFVEGEQNEALTKKRKLSTSYGCKNWQPEDLPEGEDRDTQRKKIDDLKVMHELNIWDDNEVVFLMKTVFPTIRAKINSQQVPVCALLDEYPFLFEEVGMMGHFEDLVGIKLKPVLTTAFIDKSPRIQKFLQVSAKKKKEVQNIIADVESAKKESGDHSPDVPGLILLLCNHLGDKWDDLFYLAKETSTVQNITKDLKSTSPCIIIQGPNMYTGRKFMLAVDMVIVNDHIQTFESAMTMLFAMFFILNIEYPSEGATLMEFIQRCFVGLNPEKGRKTPKSKKSYPVNPKILALVGNLKEFESDWTV, translated from the exons ATGGGCAAACAAG AAAAGTTGCTTGGATCAGAATCTTCACAATCATCTGAACCCGACTCTGTGGCCAGTTCACCAGGCTGCAGCTGGGTGCCCAGTTCAGCAGGATCAAGTCCAGCAGCGGTAATTGCAGATTGGGCAGAGTCATATAAAGTTGATTGGGATAAAATGCCTAAGAGCCTTACAAAATCACTCCAGAAGAAACAGAGACCCACTCCCAAAGATCGGCGTGAAATGATCAGAATATTATGCAATGACATAATGAAAGTTGAGTCAAGTCCAGGACGAAAGCACCTTTCTATTATTGCACAGAAGATCGTTCGTGAGTTTCCAGAACCCTTTAAAGATGACATTGAAGGACTTGTTGTTGGTAGTGGATATGCATCCCTTCTTACACAGTTGGAAAACCGTATGAGCAATGTCAATAGAGGCAAACTTCACCTAAATGTTGGTTACCCCCTGTTTGTAGAGGGTGAACAGAATGAAGCACTAACAAAGAAGCGTAAACTCAGCACCTCATATGGCTGCAAAAACTGGCAACCAGAGGACCTACCTGAAGGGGAGGATCGAGACACGCAGAGAAAAAAGATAGATGACTTAAAGGTGATGCATGAACTTAACATATGGGATGACAATGAGGTTGTTTTCCTCATGAAAACTGTATTTCCAACCATCCGTGCCAAGATAAACAGTCAGCAAGTTCCTGTATGTGCTCTCCTTGATGAATATCCTTTCTTGTTTGAAGAGGTTGGGATGATgggacattttgaagatttaGTGGGCATCAAACTGAAACCAGTTCTCACTACAGCTTTTATAGATAAAAGTCCACGAATTCAGAAGTTTCTGCAAGTGTcagcaaagaagaagaaggaggtgCAAAATATAATAGCTGATGTGGAGAGTGCTAAGAAGGAAAGTGGTGATCATTCCCCTGATGTTCCAGGACTTATTCTCCTCCTCTGCAATCACCTTGGAGATAAATGGGACGATCTTTTCTACCTTGCAAAG GAAACCAGTACTGTGCAGAATATCACTAAGGATCTGAAGTCAACATCCCCATGCATCATTATTCAAG gTCCAAACATGTACACTGGAAGAAAGTTTATGTTGGCAGTAGATATGGTTATTGTTAATGACCacattcaaacttttgaaagtgcAATGACCATGCtgtttgcaatgtttttcaTCTTAAACATTGAGTATCCATCTGAAGGTGCAACTTTAATGGAGTTTATCCAGCG CTGCTTTGTAGGATTGAATCCAGAAAAGGGAAGAAAGACCCCCAAATCCAAGAAGAGCTATCCTGTCAAcccaaaaattttggctttggtTGGAAACCTGAAGGAGTTTGAGTCAGATTGGACAGTCTAA
- the LOC139976180 gene encoding uncharacterized protein isoform X3: protein MKCIDCTIQYYSASKYVDTRGKQLPLLSSRLRTFPHQNKTSLSTSSDVSEKLLGSESSQSSEPDSVASSPGCSWVPSSAGSSPAAVIADWAESYKVDWDKMPKSLTKSLQKKQRPTPKDRREMIRILCNDIMKVESSPGRKHLSIIAQKIVREFPEPFKDDIEGLVVGSGYASLLTQLENRMSNVNRGKLHLNVGYPLFVEGEQNEALTKKRKLSTSYGCKNWQPEDLPEGEDRDTQRKKIDDLKVMHELNIWDDNEVVFLMKTVFPTIRAKINSQQVPVCALLDEYPFLFEEVGMMGHFEDLVGIKLKPVLTTAFIDKSPRIQKFLQVSAKKKKEVQNIIADVESAKKESGDHSPDVPGLILLLCNHLGDKWDDLFYLAKETSTVQNITKDLKSTSPCIIIQGPNMYTGRKFMLAVDMVIVNDHIQTFESAMTMLFAMFFILNIEYPSEGATLMEFIQRCFVGLNPEKGRKTPKSKKSYPVNPKILALVGNLKEFESDWTV from the exons ATGAAGTGTATAGATTGCACAATACAATACTACAGCGCTTCAAAGTACGTCGACACGAGAGGAAAACAACTGCCGTTGCTGTCCAGTAGGCTACGCACATTTCCACACCAGAACAAGACTTCATTGAGTACTTCGTCAGACGTGAGTG AAAAGTTGCTTGGATCAGAATCTTCACAATCATCTGAACCCGACTCTGTGGCCAGTTCACCAGGCTGCAGCTGGGTGCCCAGTTCAGCAGGATCAAGTCCAGCAGCGGTAATTGCAGATTGGGCAGAGTCATATAAAGTTGATTGGGATAAAATGCCTAAGAGCCTTACAAAATCACTCCAGAAGAAACAGAGACCCACTCCCAAAGATCGGCGTGAAATGATCAGAATATTATGCAATGACATAATGAAAGTTGAGTCAAGTCCAGGACGAAAGCACCTTTCTATTATTGCACAGAAGATCGTTCGTGAGTTTCCAGAACCCTTTAAAGATGACATTGAAGGACTTGTTGTTGGTAGTGGATATGCATCCCTTCTTACACAGTTGGAAAACCGTATGAGCAATGTCAATAGAGGCAAACTTCACCTAAATGTTGGTTACCCCCTGTTTGTAGAGGGTGAACAGAATGAAGCACTAACAAAGAAGCGTAAACTCAGCACCTCATATGGCTGCAAAAACTGGCAACCAGAGGACCTACCTGAAGGGGAGGATCGAGACACGCAGAGAAAAAAGATAGATGACTTAAAGGTGATGCATGAACTTAACATATGGGATGACAATGAGGTTGTTTTCCTCATGAAAACTGTATTTCCAACCATCCGTGCCAAGATAAACAGTCAGCAAGTTCCTGTATGTGCTCTCCTTGATGAATATCCTTTCTTGTTTGAAGAGGTTGGGATGATgggacattttgaagatttaGTGGGCATCAAACTGAAACCAGTTCTCACTACAGCTTTTATAGATAAAAGTCCACGAATTCAGAAGTTTCTGCAAGTGTcagcaaagaagaagaaggaggtgCAAAATATAATAGCTGATGTGGAGAGTGCTAAGAAGGAAAGTGGTGATCATTCCCCTGATGTTCCAGGACTTATTCTCCTCCTCTGCAATCACCTTGGAGATAAATGGGACGATCTTTTCTACCTTGCAAAG GAAACCAGTACTGTGCAGAATATCACTAAGGATCTGAAGTCAACATCCCCATGCATCATTATTCAAG gTCCAAACATGTACACTGGAAGAAAGTTTATGTTGGCAGTAGATATGGTTATTGTTAATGACCacattcaaacttttgaaagtgcAATGACCATGCtgtttgcaatgtttttcaTCTTAAACATTGAGTATCCATCTGAAGGTGCAACTTTAATGGAGTTTATCCAGCG CTGCTTTGTAGGATTGAATCCAGAAAAGGGAAGAAAGACCCCCAAATCCAAGAAGAGCTATCCTGTCAAcccaaaaattttggctttggtTGGAAACCTGAAGGAGTTTGAGTCAGATTGGACAGTCTAA
- the LOC139976180 gene encoding uncharacterized protein isoform X2 encodes MSVSEQSDDTICLEDVASSIMQHLPSLPLEMVDKVVEQLLAAGVESVCDLKLITDDDLSSVLKPIQRRKLLLAWANKAEKLLGSESSQSSEPDSVASSPGCSWVPSSAGSSPAAVIADWAESYKVDWDKMPKSLTKSLQKKQRPTPKDRREMIRILCNDIMKVESSPGRKHLSIIAQKIVREFPEPFKDDIEGLVVGSGYASLLTQLENRMSNVNRGKLHLNVGYPLFVEGEQNEALTKKRKLSTSYGCKNWQPEDLPEGEDRDTQRKKIDDLKVMHELNIWDDNEVVFLMKTVFPTIRAKINSQQVPVCALLDEYPFLFEEVGMMGHFEDLVGIKLKPVLTTAFIDKSPRIQKFLQVSAKKKKEVQNIIADVESAKKESGDHSPDVPGLILLLCNHLGDKWDDLFYLAKETSTVQNITKDLKSTSPCIIIQGPNMYTGRKFMLAVDMVIVNDHIQTFESAMTMLFAMFFILNIEYPSEGATLMEFIQRCFVGLNPEKGRKTPKSKKSYPVNPKILALVGNLKEFESDWTV; translated from the exons ATGAGCGTGTCAGAACAATCAGATGATACGATTTGTCTTGAAGATGTTGCTTCATCCATAATGCAGCATCTTCCTTCACTGCCACTTGAAATGGTGGACAAAGTAGTTGAACAGCTCCTGGCTGCTGGTGTGGAAAGTGTGTGCGATCTCAAGCTGATCACTGATGATGACCTTTCCAGTGTACTGAAGCCAATACAGAGGAGAAAGCTGTTACTAGCATGGGCAAACAAGGCAG AAAAGTTGCTTGGATCAGAATCTTCACAATCATCTGAACCCGACTCTGTGGCCAGTTCACCAGGCTGCAGCTGGGTGCCCAGTTCAGCAGGATCAAGTCCAGCAGCGGTAATTGCAGATTGGGCAGAGTCATATAAAGTTGATTGGGATAAAATGCCTAAGAGCCTTACAAAATCACTCCAGAAGAAACAGAGACCCACTCCCAAAGATCGGCGTGAAATGATCAGAATATTATGCAATGACATAATGAAAGTTGAGTCAAGTCCAGGACGAAAGCACCTTTCTATTATTGCACAGAAGATCGTTCGTGAGTTTCCAGAACCCTTTAAAGATGACATTGAAGGACTTGTTGTTGGTAGTGGATATGCATCCCTTCTTACACAGTTGGAAAACCGTATGAGCAATGTCAATAGAGGCAAACTTCACCTAAATGTTGGTTACCCCCTGTTTGTAGAGGGTGAACAGAATGAAGCACTAACAAAGAAGCGTAAACTCAGCACCTCATATGGCTGCAAAAACTGGCAACCAGAGGACCTACCTGAAGGGGAGGATCGAGACACGCAGAGAAAAAAGATAGATGACTTAAAGGTGATGCATGAACTTAACATATGGGATGACAATGAGGTTGTTTTCCTCATGAAAACTGTATTTCCAACCATCCGTGCCAAGATAAACAGTCAGCAAGTTCCTGTATGTGCTCTCCTTGATGAATATCCTTTCTTGTTTGAAGAGGTTGGGATGATgggacattttgaagatttaGTGGGCATCAAACTGAAACCAGTTCTCACTACAGCTTTTATAGATAAAAGTCCACGAATTCAGAAGTTTCTGCAAGTGTcagcaaagaagaagaaggaggtgCAAAATATAATAGCTGATGTGGAGAGTGCTAAGAAGGAAAGTGGTGATCATTCCCCTGATGTTCCAGGACTTATTCTCCTCCTCTGCAATCACCTTGGAGATAAATGGGACGATCTTTTCTACCTTGCAAAG GAAACCAGTACTGTGCAGAATATCACTAAGGATCTGAAGTCAACATCCCCATGCATCATTATTCAAG gTCCAAACATGTACACTGGAAGAAAGTTTATGTTGGCAGTAGATATGGTTATTGTTAATGACCacattcaaacttttgaaagtgcAATGACCATGCtgtttgcaatgtttttcaTCTTAAACATTGAGTATCCATCTGAAGGTGCAACTTTAATGGAGTTTATCCAGCG CTGCTTTGTAGGATTGAATCCAGAAAAGGGAAGAAAGACCCCCAAATCCAAGAAGAGCTATCCTGTCAAcccaaaaattttggctttggtTGGAAACCTGAAGGAGTTTGAGTCAGATTGGACAGTCTAA